A genomic region of Pseudomonas frederiksbergensis contains the following coding sequences:
- the cgtA gene encoding Obg family GTPase CgtA — protein sequence MKFVDEVSIRVKAGDGGNGCMSFRREKFIENGGPNGGDGGDGGSVYMIADENLNTLVDYRYTRHFDAERGSNGGSTDCTGKKGEELVLRVPVGTTVIDSATQEVIGDLTKAGQRLLVAHGGWHGLGNTRFKSSTNRAPRQTTPGKPGEQRDLKLEMKVLADVGLLGLPNAGKSTFIRSVSAAKPKVADYPFTTLVPNLGVVSVDRWKSFVVADIPGLIEGASDGAGLGIRFLKHLSRTRLLLHLVDMAPLDDASAPDAAEVIVSELTKFSPSLAERDRWLVLNKCDQILEEEHEARVKEIVDRLEWTGPVYVISAIAKEGTERLTRDIMRYLEDRADRLANDPVYKEELADLDQRIEDEARAQLQALDDQRALRRSGVKSVHDIGDDDWDEEDVDDEDGPEIIYVRD from the coding sequence ATGAAGTTTGTTGATGAAGTATCGATTCGAGTAAAAGCTGGCGACGGCGGCAATGGTTGCATGAGTTTCCGTCGGGAAAAATTCATCGAAAACGGCGGTCCTAATGGCGGTGATGGTGGTGACGGCGGCTCGGTCTACATGATCGCCGACGAAAACCTCAACACCCTGGTCGACTACCGTTACACCCGGCACTTCGATGCTGAGCGTGGTTCCAACGGCGGCAGCACCGACTGTACTGGTAAGAAGGGTGAAGAGCTGGTGTTGCGGGTTCCGGTCGGCACCACGGTTATTGACTCTGCTACGCAAGAAGTCATTGGCGACCTGACCAAGGCTGGCCAGCGTCTGCTGGTGGCTCATGGTGGCTGGCACGGTCTGGGTAACACCCGTTTCAAGTCCAGTACCAACCGCGCGCCGCGCCAGACTACGCCGGGCAAGCCGGGCGAGCAGCGTGACCTCAAGCTGGAAATGAAGGTGTTGGCCGATGTCGGTCTGCTGGGCTTGCCAAATGCCGGCAAAAGTACCTTTATCCGTTCAGTCTCGGCGGCCAAGCCCAAAGTGGCTGATTATCCGTTCACCACGCTGGTGCCGAACCTGGGTGTGGTCAGCGTCGATCGCTGGAAAAGCTTCGTGGTCGCGGACATTCCGGGTCTGATCGAAGGTGCTTCCGATGGTGCGGGTCTGGGGATTCGTTTTCTCAAGCACTTGTCGCGTACCCGTCTGCTGCTGCACCTCGTGGACATGGCGCCGCTGGATGACGCCAGTGCTCCAGATGCTGCCGAAGTGATCGTCAGCGAGCTGACCAAGTTCAGTCCGTCCCTGGCTGAGCGTGATCGCTGGTTGGTGCTGAACAAGTGCGACCAGATTCTTGAGGAGGAGCATGAGGCTCGGGTCAAGGAAATCGTTGATCGTCTGGAGTGGACCGGTCCGGTCTACGTGATCTCGGCCATTGCCAAAGAAGGCACTGAGCGCTTGACGCGCGACATCATGCGTTACCTGGAAGATCGTGCCGATCGTCTGGCTAACGACCCGGTTTACAAGGAAGAACTGGCGGATCTCGATCAGCGCATCGAAGACGAAGCCCGTGCTCAGTTGCAGGCGCTGGATGACCAGCGTGCGCTGCGCCGCAGCGGCGTGAAGTCGGTCCATGACATTGGCGACGATGACTGGGACGAAGAGGATGTGGATGATGAAGATGGTCCAGAAATCATTTACGTGCGTGACTGA
- the rplU gene encoding 50S ribosomal protein L21: protein MSYAVIVTGGKQYKVAPGEYLKIEKLEIATGESVTFDRVLLVANGDDVNIGAPVVAGATVVAEVISQGRHDKVRIIKFRRRKHHMKRMGHRQWYTEIKITGIQA from the coding sequence ATGTCGTACGCAGTAATCGTTACTGGTGGCAAGCAATACAAGGTCGCCCCAGGTGAATACCTGAAGATCGAGAAACTGGAAATCGCTACCGGCGAATCCGTAACTTTTGATCGCGTTCTGTTGGTCGCCAATGGCGATGACGTGAATATCGGTGCTCCAGTTGTTGCTGGTGCTACCGTTGTGGCTGAAGTGATCTCCCAAGGTCGTCACGATAAAGTCCGCATCATCAAGTTCCGTCGTCGTAAGCACCACATGAAGCGTATGGGCCACCGCCAGTGGTACACCGAGATCAAAATCACCGGTATTCAGGCTTAA
- the rpmA gene encoding 50S ribosomal protein L27 — protein MAHKKAGGSTRNGRDSEAKRLGVKMYGGQVIIPGNIIVRQRGTQFHAGYGVGMGKDHTLFAKIDGVIKFEVKGAFGRRYVSIVPKTAVVAA, from the coding sequence ATGGCACACAAAAAAGCTGGTGGTAGTACCCGTAACGGTCGCGACTCAGAAGCCAAACGCCTTGGCGTGAAGATGTATGGCGGCCAGGTTATCATTCCGGGCAACATCATCGTGCGTCAGCGCGGCACCCAATTCCACGCTGGCTACGGCGTTGGCATGGGCAAAGATCACACTCTGTTCGCTAAAATCGACGGCGTGATCAAGTTCGAAGTAAAAGGCGCCTTCGGTCGCCGTTACGTGAGCATTGTCCCGAAGACTGCAGTCGTCGCGGCATAA